One Cucumis sativus cultivar 9930 chromosome 1, Cucumber_9930_V3, whole genome shotgun sequence DNA segment encodes these proteins:
- the LOC116402502 gene encoding uncharacterized protein LOC116402502: MKGEEFDIYVTGSWNFVIWCHTALGYESSCNQIIVEVLRFSKIWTALSYTWDNAGHFIQVRRYRPTLPQINNEWYVDTCSTGVDNFMSFLSKNISRDEHSRLVVYASAVNLVRCILMLFKIFFD; encoded by the exons ATGAAAGGG gAAGAGTTCGATATATATGTGACTGGCTCAtggaattttgttatttggtgCCATACTGCATTGGGATATGAATCTTCTTGCAATCAAATAATTGTCGAAG TACTGCGGTTTTCCAAAATATGGACAGCTTTGTCATACACATGGGATAATGCTGGGCACTTCATTCAAGTAAGACGCTATAGACCTACATTGCCGCAAATCAACAATGAATGGTACGTCGATACAT gttcaactggagtcgacaacttcatgagttttctttcaaagaacatttccagagacgaacattctcggttggtcgtttatgcttctgcagtaaatcttgttagatgtattctaatgctatttaaaatattttttgattaa
- the LOC116402500 gene encoding uncharacterized protein LOC116402500 isoform X2, whose product MKKDECAKGDEEEQDPSMCSKGTPSIEGVSDDETEDVASDSVPDKAADVVTEVNKEENVGDTRSSDLKVGTPCMLAFETEDTIIAHGTIFDAEGDGENIKVSVDVVLDGQCVIPKPTKEGVTKLTHEVGSHLMWPRHLVLTRNDKETVGFNTDPSTFSSAAYLRAPVALRCLVRLVEHMGSSIQLNTPSELFGVKRKCCIMVESLRDFSSMQPICTSCLDAYMMYLHTIMVQGRSSSLFKFMDAGSVSYSSYKQSRAQLLNARLLGAEYDQVVLFPYNSGNHWTLVVVNPTKGAAYWIDPLKNRIDGDMSEVLQMSFNISKKKKPNWKVVKCPKQNGVVECGTMLCDSCGT is encoded by the exons atgaaaaaagatgAGTGTGCGaaaggagatgaagaagaacaagaCCCTAGTATGTGTTCGAAAGGAACACCATCAATTGAAGGGGTTTCAGATGATGAGACTGAAGACGTAGCCTCTGATTCAGTACCAGATAAAGCGGCTGACGTTGTGACAGAAgtgaacaaagaagaaaatgtggGGGACACAAGATCAAGTGACTTGAAG GTTGGAACTCCGTGTATGCTTGCGTTTGAAACTGAAGATACTATCATTGCACATGGGACAATATTTGATGCTGAAGGTGACGGTGAGAACATCAAGGTATCAGTGGATGTTGTCCTCGATGGCCAATGTGTGATTCCGAAACCGACAAAGGAAGGAGTCACCAAACTGACGCATGAAGTCGGATCACATTTAATGTGGCCACGACATCTTGTTCTTACTAGGAATGATAAG GAAACTGTGGGCTTCAATACGGATCCGTCCACATTCTCTAGTGCAGCATATCTACGTGCTCCAGTGGCACTCCGGTGTTTGGTTAGACTCGTTGAACATATGGGGTCATCGATTCAACTAAACACGCCTTCAGAGCTATTCGGTGTGAAGAGAAAATGTTGCATTATGGTTGAGTCACTGAGGGATTTCTCGTCAATGCAGCCAATATGCACATCATGCCTAGATGCTTACATGAT GTACCTTCACACAATTATGGTACAAGGACGAAGTTCAAGCTTGTTCAAGTTCATGGATGCCGGATCTGTAAGTTACTCGAGTTACAAACAATCGCGTGCGCAGTTGTTGAATGCTCGACTTCTCGGAGCCGAGTATGACCAAGTAGTATTGTTCCCATACAACTCTGG CAATCACTGGACATTGGTCGTTGTTAATCCTACAAAGGGTGCTGCATATTGGATTGACCCGTTGAAGAATCGGATTGACGGAGACATGAGTGAAGTGCTTCAAAT GTcattcaatatatcaaagaaaaaaaaaccaaattggaAGGTTGTTAAG TGTCCCAAACAAAATGGGGTGGTAGAATGCGGTACTATGTTATGCGATTCATGCGGGACATAA
- the LOC116402500 gene encoding uncharacterized protein LOC116402500 isoform X1: MKKDECAKGDEEEQDPSMCSKGTPSIEGVSDDETEDVASDSVPDKAADVVTEVNKEENVGDTRSSDLKVGTPCMLAFETEDTIIAHGTIFDAEGDGENIKVSVDVVLDGQCVIPKPTKEGVTKLTHEVGSHLMWPRHLVLTRNDKKETVGFNTDPSTFSSAAYLRAPVALRCLVRLVEHMGSSIQLNTPSELFGVKRKCCIMVESLRDFSSMQPICTSCLDAYMMYLHTIMVQGRSSSLFKFMDAGSVSYSSYKQSRAQLLNARLLGAEYDQVVLFPYNSGNHWTLVVVNPTKGAAYWIDPLKNRIDGDMSEVLQMSFNISKKKKPNWKVVKCPKQNGVVECGTMLCDSCGT, from the exons atgaaaaaagatgAGTGTGCGaaaggagatgaagaagaacaagaCCCTAGTATGTGTTCGAAAGGAACACCATCAATTGAAGGGGTTTCAGATGATGAGACTGAAGACGTAGCCTCTGATTCAGTACCAGATAAAGCGGCTGACGTTGTGACAGAAgtgaacaaagaagaaaatgtggGGGACACAAGATCAAGTGACTTGAAG GTTGGAACTCCGTGTATGCTTGCGTTTGAAACTGAAGATACTATCATTGCACATGGGACAATATTTGATGCTGAAGGTGACGGTGAGAACATCAAGGTATCAGTGGATGTTGTCCTCGATGGCCAATGTGTGATTCCGAAACCGACAAAGGAAGGAGTCACCAAACTGACGCATGAAGTCGGATCACATTTAATGTGGCCACGACATCTTGTTCTTACTAGGAATGATAAG AAGGAAACTGTGGGCTTCAATACGGATCCGTCCACATTCTCTAGTGCAGCATATCTACGTGCTCCAGTGGCACTCCGGTGTTTGGTTAGACTCGTTGAACATATGGGGTCATCGATTCAACTAAACACGCCTTCAGAGCTATTCGGTGTGAAGAGAAAATGTTGCATTATGGTTGAGTCACTGAGGGATTTCTCGTCAATGCAGCCAATATGCACATCATGCCTAGATGCTTACATGAT GTACCTTCACACAATTATGGTACAAGGACGAAGTTCAAGCTTGTTCAAGTTCATGGATGCCGGATCTGTAAGTTACTCGAGTTACAAACAATCGCGTGCGCAGTTGTTGAATGCTCGACTTCTCGGAGCCGAGTATGACCAAGTAGTATTGTTCCCATACAACTCTGG CAATCACTGGACATTGGTCGTTGTTAATCCTACAAAGGGTGCTGCATATTGGATTGACCCGTTGAAGAATCGGATTGACGGAGACATGAGTGAAGTGCTTCAAAT GTcattcaatatatcaaagaaaaaaaaaccaaattggaAGGTTGTTAAG TGTCCCAAACAAAATGGGGTGGTAGAATGCGGTACTATGTTATGCGATTCATGCGGGACATAA